ATCCAGATAGCTTCATCTGCATCTTGTACAGATAAAGAGTGTCCAGAATATCATCTACCAATACGTCATACCCCTTTCCTTTAGCCCACTTTATCAGATGGCACAACCCCAGAGCAGTGGGGGTTGTTGCAGAATGCTCCAGCAAAACAGTTTCCCCAAACTTGAGACTATCCCAAATCCTTCCAAGCATCCACCTCATATACCACACCTCAACATGATTCAACTCACAATGAATTATAATGGACAGAATATTTATTTTTTGCGCTTTATATCAAAAATTTTAATAGCATTTTATAGAATTTTTAACAACAAAATGTTACTTTCAAAAGAGCCCGAAATTAAAGCCATTACAAAAAGCATTACTCCTTGGCTATTTTGGCCTCCTCCAAAGCCTTTATGAATTCATTCAAGCCTTTGACAGATACCTCTTTTTCTCCTATCCTAACATTAATCCTCCCGCAGCCGTACTTGGCACAGAGACCAATGCACGAAATAACTTCAACTTAATAGCCCCTACCTTCCAAAAGGGCTTTTATTTCGTTAAGATGCTTCCCGCACAGTACTCACAGACCTGAGCCTCCATGACCAAACTGAGAGAACTCATCTGTGTTTATAGGGTTCATTCTTGACAAAATGGACAATTGGCATCTCAGAGTTTTTCAGAATAAAAAGGATTTTTCTCATGTAAGAAAAGCCTAAGAAAAGAGAAAAAGGTAATCAACCCTGCTTTTTCTTTGCTTCTTCAGTTTTTGAAGCAGGTTTTGGCTTAACAGTCGCTGGTGGTTTAACTCCATAGCCAAGAATCTTAAATCTGAATACCTCGCCATCTCTGAGGTAGTATGTTACCTCTTTGGTCTCCTTGTTAAATTCAATTTTTGAAACTGGAAATCTATAGTCAGGATACTTTTCGTTGATTTCTTTGATTTTGTCTGGATGAATAGGAACCCAGTCATAAAGCAACAGTTCCTCTTCTCTCCATTCCGTTGTAAGCATGTAATTTGAGACGAAACCAAGTGCTCCTGTTGGACACACATCCACACAGAACTGGCAGAATGTACATCTACCGTAGTCAATCTTCGGATGTGGTCTCTTTTCAGCCTTTCCATCAACTTCAATCCATGTCATCTCAATTGCTCTCGCCGGACATATCTGCCCGCAGAAGTTACAGCCAATGCACTTTTTCCAGTCAAGTGAATGGAATCCTCTGTATTTTTCAGCGATTTGAGTTTTCTCATAGGGTATTTTGATTGTCACGGGCTTTTTGAAGAGATACTTTAACCCAAGCCAAGGTTTAATATATGAGGGTTTTTTCTTGATTTTGCTCTCGGGTGCAACCTTAAAATCGATCTCCTCCATTTTTCATCACCTGTCGATGTCGGGTGGACAGTTATCAAGGCTAACCAATATGACTGGGACATCTGCTATCCTCGCTCCAATCAATAGCTGCTCCAGAACCCTGATACCATGGGCAATGCTCGGCCCCCTTATCTGCACTCTGTATGGTTTGTTACCCCCATTACTAACCACATATGCGCCAAAGTCTCCTTTTGTAGACTCAACATGGGCAAAAGCATCTCCTGCTGGAACTTTGAACCTCGGTAGATTCTTCAGCCTTGGATCCTGGATCTTATATGGTCCGCTCGGTGGTCCCATTTCAAGGAGCTGCTCAAGAATGTAGAGATCCTGTTCAAGCTCGTATCTCCTGATCAAAGCCCTTGCTAAAGCATCTCCTTCTTTCAAGACAGGGACTTCAAAGTCAAGTTCTGGATAAAGGAGGTATGGATCGGCTCTTCTTACATCATACGGCACTCCAGTGGCTCTCAGGTTTGGCCCGGTTACACCTTCTTCTAATGCAAATTTTTTATCCATAACGCCGATTCCTTCCATTCTTCTAAATGTTATGTAGTTCTCGAATATTAAATGGTCAAAATCAGGCAACTTGCTCTT
Above is a genomic segment from Thermococcus sp. SY098 containing:
- the nuoI gene encoding NADH-quinone oxidoreductase subunit NuoI produces the protein MEEIDFKVAPESKIKKKPSYIKPWLGLKYLFKKPVTIKIPYEKTQIAEKYRGFHSLDWKKCIGCNFCGQICPARAIEMTWIEVDGKAEKRPHPKIDYGRCTFCQFCVDVCPTGALGFVSNYMLTTEWREEELLLYDWVPIHPDKIKEINEKYPDYRFPVSKIEFNKETKEVTYYLRDGEVFRFKILGYGVKPPATVKPKPASKTEEAKKKQG